Within Cercospora beticola chromosome 6, complete sequence, the genomic segment GAACGTCGCGGCAATCAGACACCACCCGCCCAACTAGGGCACACCGCATGCACTGCGCCCGCCTGATGGACGCTCTCCCCATGCATCACAAACTCCAAGCTTAACTGCCAAGGCTTATACGGAAAAACCGGTACAGCGGCCCATGGGATTCGATACTTCCGCCGCTGGTCCCGTATCGCTCTCAGCTCAACACCAACCGAAAAACGACCTCTGGTAGCACGAGCGAGCGGATAGAAGCGCCATTATGTATATACTGCCCACGCGAAGATGGAATTGAAGCGCCGACGCGTCACACAGGCGTGCAACAGGTGCAGAGCCCTGAAAAGCAAGGTTCGCCACTCACCCGAGGGCGGCGCAGATCGCGACCTCTGCCACTTTCCAGGAACTAACGGAAACAGTGCGATGGCAAGCAGCCCGTCTGCACTCGGTGCAAAGCCTACGGTTATACCTGCAACTGGTCCGTCTTACCTGGCCCTCCGATACCTGCGTGCTGAAGAACTTCGCTGATTTGCGGTACGTTGCGTGATGCAGGCAAGTAGGCAAACGGCGAGGTCCTCCCAGAACGAATCCTCTTCCTGAAACCAGTTCAGCAGCATCGGCTGAGACGGAATCACTTCGGTCAGCAGTCCAGGCCTACGACGAATTGGCAACGCAACTGCGAGCCAGGCTTCCCGATGCTGAGAGGAATAACATCGACTCAATCCTCTCAAGCATACGAAGGCACCTGCCTCACGAGCTGCTCCCGAAAGATGCCGATGCGGATTCTCCAGGCGACTTGGACAATGCTCATTCTCCGCCTGCTGACGGCCCTCGAGATAGTTATCACGGAGAGGCCAGCGACGTTTACTTCTTTCATGCAGTGAAGCATGCCATCCAAGGTCAGGCGCGAACGAGCTCTCCGCTGAGGTTAGAGAGCTACCAGCGGGATTACAGAGTGAACCATGGCGGGGTGCCTCGAGTTGTACCCACGCGCGAAGAGGCCGATCGTGACGTTGAATGGTTCTTTCGCAAATACAACAGGAGCCTTCCCTTGATGTGTGAGAGGACATTCCGGCGCGAGTACGAGCGTTATTGGAAGATGGGGTCCTGCGATGGCGTGCCTGATTATTTCTTGCCGACGCTGTGTATGTCGATGTGGCCACTGTGCGAGGACCGCGGCTAACCATGCCCGCAGTGTCCATCTGTGCCGTGAGCGACCTATATCACAATCTGATGGATGTGTCCGCAGGTAGGAGTAGGAAGCACGAGGCCTATTACGCGCAAGCCTGGCACGCAACAAAAGAGCTGGACAACGATTATTCGGTGAGCGCGCAACGCGAATCTGCCGTCGAAATTTCTTGCTTACTATGTGTTCTGCAGAGACCGGTCGTACTTTTAATGATCTTGCAGTGCCAATATCTGATCATGACTTGTCAATTCGATCGGTAAGTACTACCGCACACATCCGCCGGACATCACTGATTGTGCAGGTGCTGGATGGTGCTCAGCCTCGCTGTCAGAATGGCTCAGATTCTCGGATTTCATGTCATCGACGATCCTCACTGCAATCGACCACAACCTGTCTGCACTCAAATCGAGAAAGAGCTGCGGCGACGTGTCTGGCATGCTTGCTACACTTTGGATACCATTCTCGCGTTACAGCTGGGCCGACCACCTTGTATCAATCCGAATGACAGCATAGTCAACTATCCCAGTGCTCACCACGACTCGCTCTTCGATTATGAGAACGATACGTTCTTACCGATGTCACCTGGACCACAACCGGGCACGATCCTCGTGCACCACTTGACGCTGTCGCATATTATAAGAAACGTTGTTCACGACCTATATGCACCGAAACGACCTCGCACCACCCGATCGAGTATCGCGGTTATTGAAGCCCTGGACCAGAAGCTACTGGCGTGGAAGCATGGGCTGCCGCCACATCTACGCTTCGACCTTGAGCACTCTGTTGAAGAGGATGCCGTTTTCGACCGACAGCGCTGTGGCCTGGCCTGGAATTTCCACAACCTTCGCGCTTTGATTCACCGACCGTACGTGTGCGTGGGAACGGACAATACGCAACTCGAGAGTGCCGTCCGGCAGCAAATTGTGGCTTCGGGCCAGATTTGCATCGCTGAAGCCCAGATTGTAGCACGCATGCTATACCGCACTTCGAACATGCCGCCCCACAGCTATTCATGGTATCATTTCATTCCATTCGTGGTGGGTACCTGCTCAATTCTTCTGGTTGCGAGCAGATATCCGACTGCAACGACTGAAGGTGCCACGGCCGATAACGAGCAGCTCGAGGCAGACGTTGCGAACTGCGTGCAGCTACTCGATTCCTATGCGCAGGTATTACAACCTGCTAAGTCTGCTGCGGACATGATACGGACACTGCAGTCCTCGCGGCGCACCGGCGATTCCAAGCCATCGAAGAGAGCCCTAGATTCGGCCGAGGCGGAGCAGCGGCCGCCTCATCAATCGAGTTCACACATCGACAGTGTACAGCGGCACGGCTATCATATCAATCACGCGCCTCGGCCTTACCCTCATCATCCCCATCCCCTTATGGCAGCGCACGGGCAGAACAGCGTATACACGCCTACGATACCATCAAATACTGCTCCACATCCTATGCACTCTGGATCGGAGCTCAACTTTTCGTCCAACGAGCAATGGCAAGCATGGCCAGAGGATTACTTTGACTCATTGATGTGGTCAAGCCAATTCGTGCTACCCACAGAATACAATATATCGGAGGGTCCATGGAATATACCTGTCAATATGGAGTCACAACCAGGACAGCAAGGCTCCGGTGGTGCTAGTTCTGGGCCCGGACCGGGACCTGGCCAGAGTCGCTCACGTCAGCCTTGAAGCTACGCACCACACGCTTATGCAAGttcgatggcgaggatggcTGTCGAAGCTTGAAGAGAGGACCCATAACACGTTGTTAGGTTGCTCTAGTCTGGAGGAGGACTCTGGGCCGCACTGCGGCTTCGATCAGCCCGCATGAAGAACAAGAACGCAATCCTACCACGGGACAAGCACACACATGGGAACTGGAGACGTGGCTCGGTGGACCGCCGAACAGGACTACTACAACCATAAACGAGCACCAAGTTGCTTTTTGAGCAGAGAGCCACACATTTTTACACGACCAAAATTAATATGTCACAATAGCACGAAGAACTGAGCATAGAGCGTTGCATGCACGTTTTGCATAAAAATGAATCTGATCATAGAGCGAGAAAGAGGATGTACCGTGTTATGTATCACGCAAGTGAGAGAATACATGCACAATCCACATCAATCAATCCCACCAATTGTTTTCAGCTGTCCCTTCTTCCATTCTGATTCTGGTTGTCCTGATTCCTCAGACCCCATTCCTATTCCTAAACAACGTAATCCCCTGGGTAAACCCACCCTGGTTATCATTATAATAAGCCCTATTCACCCCATCAACCGTAACAGGAAACCTCGTCCCCACAGTATTCAAATTATAAATCGAAGTCCTCGTATTCGATCCCTCAATACTCGTGATCCGATTCTGACAAACCGATCCAGAACCTTGATTCGAGCACGTCGTGCTATAGTTATTGAAGAAAGAGTATAAACCTGCGCCGTAGACGAGGATATCGGTGGAGTCTTTGATCCGGAGTCCCCAGCCGTTTGCGGCGGGGATTGTGGCGCCTTGGTCGGTGACTGTGGCGTCGTTGAAGGAGGGGTCTGAGAGGGAGGAGACGGCGGGGAAGGGGTTGCGGGCGTTGGGGTTGGGTTGGTAGTAGGCTGTTTCGGTTTGGATTTGGCCGGCGAAGACGTTGCGGGCGTTGACGAATTGGTATTCGTAGCGGACGTGGCTGTAACAAAGAAGATTGTTAGTGTGATCTGAATAATGGACTAAGCGGTGATGCTGAATATGACTTACTGTTCAACACCTGTGCCTACCATCCACACGGGTCCTTGCGATTGATCGAGCAATCCACGACCAGTGTAAATTGTAATTTGAGTTAGGGCACGATCCTCAATATCGTGATCTGCGACCCAAAGCCAGACATTCTCAAGGTAGAGGCCTGTCGAGCCATTGGTAATGTGCATAGACAAGAAACCCGAAATGCAATCCTGGTCGATGCGTTCGGGTGTGACTTGCACAGTTGGCGTCTTTGGGCAATCGGCGACGAGAAGCTTCGAGCCCGCAAAGCCTCCAATACGAACATGCACGTCCCACAATCCGGTGGGGGCGCCGGCCGGTGCTACGAGGTTGTACTGAATCATGACCGCACCCTTCTGTTGGCCGAGTGTGCTGACGATGGTGTCACTCCATTCGATTGAGCCTTGCTCGCCTGGTCTACCGATTTGGACCACTGGTTGGGGattggtgatgttgttgaaaAAGCTTCCTGATGACATGATGACTGAGAAGGTCTCGCCGACAATCTTGGAGCCAGCGGGGATGTAGATTGTGTTGGAGACGATATAGTTTCCGTGATCGAGGTACAGGACTTTGTTCTGGCTTCGTGCGCTGTTGATGGCAGCCTGCAATGCTCGAGTATCATCTGTTCTGCCATCACCGCGGGCACCGGCAGTTCGGGCGCTCACGAAAGAAGAAAGTGGAAGGTTTTCGTACTGTGGCTTAGAGCGCTCATAGTACTTTCCATCGCTCTGAAGGAGCGCAGATGGACGAACGTTAGGAGTGAGCGATTGCTGCACCTCGGTAGGTCCAGTAGGGGTGTACGCATGGCCTTCGATGTAGCCAGCAATAGATTGAACATTGCCGACTCGGTTACCGTCTGGCCCGCGAATGGCGATCGGAACGTTGCTGAAGCGGACGTTCTCAACGACCAATCCGCCAGCAGTTGGTGGATTGGTGGTGCGAGTACGGCCAGTATTGATACCAATGCGGGTGTTGCTGATGCTGGAGTCCAGAAGAGTGAGGCTGCCAATGTTGAGCCCGTTGGGTGCTCCGTTGGTCATGTTAATACCCGTCGTGCAGTTGTTGATGTTAATGCTCTTGTAGGTCCAACCCCAATCCCAGATTTGGTTGATCGCAGTTACGCAATTCCTGAAAGTCAAGTTCCTGCTTGTAAATTGCTGGTTGCCCCAATTGGCACCGTAAAGGCCGCCGTTGAAGACGAGATCGTTCATGAAGCCTCCGCTTCCCTCTTCAATAAAGATACCCTGGTGCTGGGTACCCCTCTGGCTGTTCATGTTGAACACCAAGTTCTGGAGCGAGGTCGCTTGTGCAGTGGGCCAGTGCAAGCCAGTGATCGCGTTCGCAGCTGGAACAAGTGTGGTGTCGATAATCAGGTTACGGATCTGACGCCAGAAGACGTTCGTAGCACCGTATCCCAGACCATTGGCTCCATATTGGTTGCCATCAATAACACCGAGGCCGCCAGTGAAGGTGGTGGATGCGCGGATTGTTGGCATACATCCAGGCTTTGGGTTACCAATCATCTGAGTGTAGTAGTAGTCGATAATGGATGCGTTGACCATGTAAATACCGGTTGGGAAATAGACAACTGCCGGAGTTGTAGTAGAGGATCCACAAGCGCCAGGTGCGCAGCGATTGCCACTCGAGATGGCACTGTTGATGGCACGCGTATCGTCTGTTACTCCATCTCCCTTTGCACCAAAGTCCTTTACATTGCGGAACACCTGGTAGCCTGATGGGTTTGAGTTGAAAGCCGCAATGCCTTGATGGCGGGCGGCTTGCATCCAGTAGTCATCGCAACTGTTAGCTGCTGCCACAGCAAGAACATTCGCCGTCGCTGGTGCAGGCTTCCTCGAAGTATCCTGGGCTTGCTGAGGAGTGACACCATCATAATCCACGTAGTCGTCAAAGATCCGAAGGGCTTGGTCCACGATCTGCTGGACCGCCGGGATCTGGAGAAGTTGGGCTTGAACAACAGTGCTGCCAACGGCACTGagtaaagtaagagtattgaATAAATGCATGATGAATGAATAGCGAAATGAATGAGAAGACCACCAACCTGTCCCGGCCTTATACAGGCGACAAtgtgtcgaagtcgaaggtCACCAGCAACGGGCGGCTGACCACCTTGATATGAAGGTGGTCGCCGTTGCGTTCAGCCAGCCATGAGAAGTAAGCGACGGCCACGCTTTTCTTGCGTCTTGCAGATCCAACGGGAGGCGTAGTCTTGGAAAGACTTGTTGCCCATTACGGAAAGCAGACGACGCCATGTCAAGGCGTGTATAGGCGAGGCGGCGATGAGATTGGTCGGGCTATGAGTTGTCAAGACAGAAGGGAAATTAGCCATCGGCACCTCGGAAGATTCTTAGCAGGCGGTTGAAAGCTTCCGCAAAGTCAAGCGTCAGGTCTGGCGCGGGACGTGGCCGAGTGGATCCTTCACTCCTGTGGCGCCGTCCTTCCAGAATCGCGACCCCTCGTTGTGCATCACGCGTTTCCCACACTTGACATCGCGTGTCCGTCCATCATAAGGTGCAAAGTCATCCTGTCCAGCCATGTCAACCAGGTTCGAAAGCTAGTCATGCATCGCTGCAGAAACGAGATTTCCCCAGCCTTGGTTCTTGGTGTGCTCGGCGACATCTCGACCTGTTCTGCCGCCTGTGGCGTCGTTCGAGACTCCTGCATACATGCTCGGCAGCGTGAATACTTCCCGTTGCCACGCAGACACATCGTCAGGCGGCCATGCTGTAGACGTGCCCTGCAGTCGATAGTCTGATCGAGATACAATTGACCAGATTGGGCATGCCTCCGACTTGACGAGAGCTGTGGTCCCACGCACGCATGAAATAGTGTATAATCATTATGTCTCACTCATTGGTCTGCGATCTGTTCGCGTATGTGGTCCGCGGACAGCAAATATCGCTTGCAGACACAGCAGCGTTCAGGGCTCCATGTGGCAGTCGCGGGTTATACAGCTAGGCCATGAGTCCCAGCCAGACTGCCTCAACAGTCGTGTACTTGCTCCTGCCATGTATATGCAGTCTGGGAGTCTGTATGTAGCGCAGTGCCTCGCTACGTGTGAGCAATACTGTCTAGTGGTGAGGTTTTGGTATCTGCTCTGAGCATGTGGTGAGTGGAAGCCGAGacacgatggcgatgagagGTATATGCGCTGTACATCACGAAGAGTGTCGTTTTTGCTGCATGCATGTCAACTGGTGTGAGCCTAAGTTCCACGAGTGTGTCGGTCGATAAGATACAGCTTTGACAGTGTCTCCAGTCTCGATTATCGAttcgaggagcagaaggacaaAGGCCCCATACACCTTGTAGCCCTATCCCTTCCACTCAGCACTTTGATAAGTGCTCCTCACCTTTCACAGCGATCCCCTCTTCCAAACCGGCGAGTCCCATCGAGGAAGGACAAAAGGCAGCTGGTCCGGGTCCTGATCAGGCCATACTCTCTTGATGAGCGCCAGGAACTCATCATAAAGTACTCGGTAGCCCTCCGGACTCAAATGGAGGCCGTCATGCAAATAACTTTGCAGAATCTCATTTTGTGGCATCTCCATCGCACCAGTAGGAATAGGATCCTCAACCGCACCACCCGCACGCGTGATCATAGTACTCCAGAGATCCAGAACCTGAACATTTGATTCTTGCCCAAGCTGCACGATCGCTCTCGCATAGTCTCTCGTCACAACGGCTTTGCGACGAATGACATCGCCATTGTTCGGCTTCCCAGCCTGATCAGCCGCAAGACCTTTCCGCTCATCCACGGGCGGAGGGGTGATGAGAATGATTCGAACACCTTCATGTCCTCTGACATCAGGATGTGCCAAAATCGCTTTCGTATTCTCGACATATTCGTCCAGAGGAATATGCTGTTGGGGTTCTCCAGGCGTATTCGGGAGTCGAGCATCATTTGCTCCGAACCAGACAGTCATGAAGCGCATACGGGTGCAAGACCGGGGCGGAATGACATGAGGTAGCACCTCAAGTGCTTGACGCGTGTTGTAGCCCGAGAAACCGCGATTGATGACATCTAGACGACGGACATATTCGTTCGCGAGCGCGGCTCCAAACGCGAAGCCGCGTTCTTGTGAGAAACTTTGCTGGGTGATGCTGTCTCCGAAGAGAAGGAACTGTTCTGTCTCGTACTGCGCTTGAACCATGGTTTCGTTATTTGAGGCTTTGCTGTacttgatgttgatgttcaTGATGAGGGCAGCGGATAAGAGGCGGAACAACCGCATCTCGGAAGGAAACACTAAGAGCGCTCGCGCTTGGCGTGGAAGATTGTCGGCAACAACGCTGCGAACAGACACGACAGCTGTTCAACACAATTGGGCTCGAATGCCACGAAATCTACATTACATCTCATAGGTGCTGTACATGACCATAACCTCCGAATCTTTCCGCCAATATTGCTAGGCCCCGAGACATGGACATGGTTAAGAGGTATGAAACTCTAAATGTATTTCGTTGGAACACTCCTCCCAGGGTATCTATGTATGCTACTTTCATTCACCTCGTTTCAAATGCATAACCTCTCTGCCTCTTAACAAAATGGTCAAGGATTGTGGTGGTGATCACCACGCGACCTTTGCAACAATGCTCTTGGGATATTTGCGAACGATGAATTTTCGTCCTTCGTCAAGCAGCAGGATGCCCATACCGAACGCCATGGGGAAAACCCAGTATTCCGCCGGGATCACAGACGTTTGCAGTACGCTGTGGAATTTGGGAAtgtaaaggaagaagatggcgatgacgaGCGCAAAAGCGATGGCAGGCAACAGGAGCCAGTTCATGCGGTGCTGGAGAACCGAGAGCCGTCTGGTACGGATGGCGAACAGGTTGAACCTAGCAGGAGTATTAGCAATTATTGAGTGATGTCAAGTCAATCGTGTGGGCTTACCATTGCATAACAACCAGATTGACGAAGTAGACAGAGCTGGCTGTGTTGAGAATGTCCAGGTAAAGCTCTTGGCTCATACCAGCCGGAGGAACGCCAAAACCGAACCAGAGGGTAGAGAAAGAAATGCCTCTACGCTCGGCGTACCAGTAGGCCATCGCGAACGAGGTCACAGACATGATCACACCTAAGAAACCATATGCCTGGAAAATGAGCTTAGCATTGACGAGTCGATCCTTCTTGGCGTTACGTGGTGGTCGCATGAGCACGTCAGCTTCAGGAGCTTCATATGCCAGGGCTGTAGCTGCAGCGCAATCCGTACAGCAACAAATGATGATCATGAGGAAACTGCTCAGAATCTGCGGGAGACCAAACCAAACATTGGTCATGACAGGCCAGAATTCCGAGAACGAACCGGCCGGGAGGAGGTAGCAGATGGTCTTCTTGAGGTTGTCGAAAACAACACGTCCGTATCTGACAGCTTCGACGATTGCTGCAAAGGAATCGAGGAGGACCATGTCGGCAGCTTCAATCGCAATGTCACTTCCAGAGCCCATGGCGATACCGACATCAGCCTCCTTCAGCGAAGGGGCATCGTTGACTCCATCTCCGGTCATACCGACTGTGAGGTCACGTTGCTGTAGTTCTCGTACGATTTTCAACTTGTGCTCGGGAGTAGTGCGGGCGAAAACAATTTCGTCGTAAAGAGCAAGCTTGTCCCACATCGAATCGTCCAGAACCTCGACATCGGAGCCAGAGAGCACGATCGACTTGGTCTTCTTGAGCTCAGAACTGGATTTCTCTGACATTTGTTCAGGAATGCCAGCGCTATCCAGGTACCCTGCCTCAAATGATAGATGCGTCACGTCGTCAATATTCTTCGGTGTCGAGGTAATGATTCCACATtcggcagcaatggcttgagCAGTAAGCTTGAAGTCGCCAGTGACCATAAAAACACGAATGCCGGCTCCGCGTAGAGTGCTCACGACTTCTGGGATCTCTGGTCGTGGAGGATCAACAATACCGACTAAGCCGCTGAGGACCAAGTCACCGGCGGCTCGCCCAAGAATATCACGTTCATACTCTCGAGGCTGTTCGACGGGATCGAATGGCAAGTCTTTGAGCGGCTTCTCAGCCAGCAAGATGACACGCTTTCCTTGCGATGACCAGAAATCCTTCATGCCTTCAAAGGTCCTTTTGTCCTGTTCCGTCATGCTCTTGACCGTGCCATCCACGTCGATATAGGAAGCGCACCGAGGAAGCAGGATATCGGGTGCGCCCTTGATCATGAGCAAGGGATTATCTGACGTCTCGCCCTTGGCAACATTGATTGCGAACTTGTTCTTGCTGTTGAAAGCGACCTTGAATATCGAGCGCCAGGACTCCCGAAGCTCAGACACACTTCTCATACCTTCCGCAAAACGGAGAATTGCAGAATCTGTGGCATCACCATTGATCTTGCGATCAGCAATGGGTAAGTCCATTGTGGAGGCGACGAACTCGGCATCGTTGCAGACGGCGCATGTGTTAGCTAGCTGCCGAAGTCCCTCGCATGTTTTGTATCGAGCTGGAGCATCATTTGCAGATATTGAGAGCTTGCCGACCAGAAAATCGGTGACAGTCATCACGTTCCTGGTAAGCGTGCCGGTTTTGTCAGAACAAATCACGTTCACCGCACCGAGCGTCTCGACCGTTTTCAAGCTCTTGCAGAGGACTTTATTGTTGCGCATGATGTTTGCAGTAATTGTCAATGATGCCGTGACCGCGATGGGAAGCCCTTCGGGAATGAAAGCGACTGCAACAGAGACGCAGCTAATGATCAGGTTGGCCACAGTAATCCAACCACGATGCTCTTTGTGCAGCCACCCAGCCCAGACGCCGATCACGACGAGGACCATTGTCACCATCAGACCGACGATGATTGCAACGAAGTACAAGATCTCCTTTTGCAGTGGAGTGAGTCCGGCTTTCGGCGTGCTCGTCAGCTTCGCAATGCGCCCGAAAATAGTCCTGTCTCCTGTCTCAACGATGAGGCCCCAAGCGCTGCCCGAGACACAGTGCGTGCCAGCAAGACCGATACAAGCAGTTTCGAGGTAGTTGTCGTCTGTGGAATCGACAGATGCGAGGAGCGGTACAGTTTCACCAGTCAGAATAGATCTGTCGAATCGCGCGTCGGACGAAACCTCCAAGAAGCGGACATCTGCTGGAAGCTTGTTACCAATTGTGATCTTCAGAATATCTCCAGGTACCACGTCTCTGCCGTCCACGCGCACCTGCTGCCCATCGCGAAGGATAATACAGTCTTCAGGCAGCATCTGGGTGATGGATGCCATGACacgagaggaggagaagtctTGCCAGAATGAGAATGCAGCTTGTGCCAGCCAGACTATGACAAGGACAATCGCCAAGGCAAGGTTGGCGATTGCTGGATTGGGCTCGCCAAGAGGTCTCCAGGCAATGAACACAAGTATAGCGGCCACGAAGAGTATAGCACCAAAGCCACCGAAGAGGTAACCCAAAGTCTTCCGAAACCATTGCGAAGCAGGTGGCGAGGGAACATTCCTGCCCACGGTCTTCAACTTCTGTACCGCATCAGATGACGAGAGACCTGCGCTTCGAGACGTTTCGAGGCGGCGTAGAAGCTCGTCTGGCGAGGACTTGTGGTAATCGATGTCTCCGATCTCAATCTGTGCGGCTTGCTTCTTGGTTTTGGGCTTTTTCTTTTCGGCGGCATTCGCGAGGCTTAATCTTCGCttgtcttcttcgatgccgaagGAGAGAGTTCTGAACTGCGGTGGCAGGACAATGTTTGGATCTATGCTTCTTCGGTTCGTTCGTATTGATATGGAGGAGTCTCGCGATCTTGAGCGGACACGACTGCCACCACGACCTCTGTCGAAGTGTTGTTGCTGCGTACTGCTACGACGAAGTCGCACATCGTCAGCATACGTGATTCTGCCGCGATCCGCGCTCGGTGCGCGTTCGAGCCCGGCAGCAGTGTACGTATGCGCCTTGGGCAGGTCAGGCTCGGGCTCGGCCATTGCGTTGTTGATAATGCTGTGCGAATCGAACGATAGAGGAGGTGTGACGATGAAGGGAAGGGAagagagaagggcaagacgATATAGCAGAGACGAAAAGAGCTGCACGCAAAGCTCTACGCACCGAGCATAGCCACCGCCATGTGAACGCGAGGTTAGGCTCGGTAAGGCAGTCCTCCACGTGCCTTGTCCTCACGTTGACAAAGAGAAACGGCCTTTAGGTTGCCGCTTCGTAGACAGCAGGTTTATCAAATTAGCCTGCAacggcgacggcgatgtGACCTCGTGTGCGGAGGATGGCGAGTGCAGCCATGCACATCATCGTTGAGGCCCTGCAGTCGGCGGCACAAGGTCCCTGCACGCAAGAGCTATGGAATGCTGAGAGCTCGGCGCAGGCTGTGCAATGCAAAGTGCCCTCTGCGCGATTTCCGGTCATGCGCCAAAGGAAGCTGAGGGCTTTGTGTATGAGGCATTTTCAAGAGCTGGTCAGCGGCTAGTTAGCCCAGAAGCAGCAAATGGCGCGACACGATCCGCGTTTGACACGCACTCTTCTTCCACGCAGATCTGCATAGCAGAGCACATGCGACGTGGTGCAGCACGTACATTGACGCCTGCGAGACCTTGAGAACATATGGTCGCGTCAACTCTTCCACCATCGACAACCGCTCTGACGGCGAGGTGAGCACAAGGTCACTTATTCGTCCCGTCGTGGACCGGATTGAAGCCTGCCCAAGCTTTTCCTAGCCGAAAACTTAAATGCTAGATCCCTTGCATGTGAGACTTCGCAACAACCACACGTGGAGGAGTTGAAGAAATGCACGAAACTTGTTCTCATGCTCCGCGCCATTCATTTCCTGCTTCGGGCCGCCGTCGCATGGCCCTCGTGGGATAATAAGGCATCGGAATGTGGTGGTCGTACATGCAACACGGCGACTCCAGTGACATCCTTCTGGCTGGTCATTGGCTGCTCGTTTGGCGTGTCAGACGCTATGCAGCAAGGGAAGGGAAGCAGTGAAAGTCCAGGGTACGCTCGAACGTGACAGGAGGTCGTTATCATATATGTTTTCAAGTCAATGCTTCTGAGGCGCCTTATATGACTATCTTACTCCAGGCTCGCGGCCGACATTTGGTCCAGAGGCATTTCGATACACGATCCTTCGTGGGCATGAACTCCGCGGATGGAAGATGTCTGGAATCTGGCAGAGTCTGTTGGCAGAACTTCGAAGAGCATGGTTCGGACCCTGGGATATCCCGATCGACCACACATGGTTCCAAGGCGCCTTCCTTAGCGGAACTAAGGGAGCTCTGTAAGACCATGAGACCCATACGAGCATGTCCGATGACTATCGCGAGAACTCTGAGT encodes:
- a CDS encoding uncharacterized protein (CAZy:GH55); amino-acid sequence: MHLFNTLTLLSAVGSTVVQAQLLQIPAVQQIVDQALRIFDDYVDYDGVTPQQAQDTSRKPAPATANVLAVAAANSCDDYWMQAARHQGIAAFNSNPSGYQVFRNVKDFGAKGDGVTDDTRAINSAISSGNRCAPGACGSSTTTPAVVYFPTGIYMVNASIIDYYYTQMIGNPKPGCMPTIRASTTFTGGLGVIDGNQYGANGLGYGATNVFWRQIRNLIIDTTLVPAANAITGLHWPTAQATSLQNLVFNMNSQRGTQHQGIFIEEGSGGFMNDLVFNGGLYGANWGNQQFTSRNLTFRNCVTAINQIWDWGWTYKSININNCTTGINMTNGAPNGLNIGSLTLLDSSISNTRIGINTGRTRTTNPPTAGGLVVENVRFSNVPIAIRGPDGNRVGNVQSIAGYIEGHAYTPTGPTEVQQSLTPNVRPSALLQSDGKYYERSKPQYENLPLSSFVSARTAGARGDGRTDDTRALQAAINSARSQNKVLYLDHGNYIVSNTIYIPAGSKIVGETFSVIMSSGSFFNNITNPQPVVQIGRPGEQGSIEWSDTIVSTLGQQKGAVMIQYNLVAPAGAPTGLWDVHVRIGGFAGSKLLVADCPKTPTVQVTPERIDQDCISGFLSMHITNGSTGLYLENVWLWVADHDIEDRALTQITIYTGRGLLDQSQGPVWMVGTGVEHHVRYEYQFVNARNVFAGQIQTETAYYQPNPNARNPFPAVSSLSDPSFNDATVTDQGATIPAANGWGLRIKDSTDILVYGAGLYSFFNNYSTTCSNQGSGSVCQNRITSIEGSNTRTSIYNLNTVGTRFPVTVDGVNRAYYNDNQGGFTQGITLFRNRNGV